One segment of Burkholderia multivorans ATCC BAA-247 DNA contains the following:
- a CDS encoding LysR family transcriptional regulator, translating into MNTRDLQAFVAVVDSGSMVAAATRLHLTQPGLTRRVQNLETLLGVPLLDRQSKPLKPTAAGRDVYVLARNVLSAVDALLAAGTPDSEPTGELRIGVPPFLSELALEQPIDRLREAFPRLTLRVTAGWSPALLQGVERGTLDMATVMVPVGTALPDTLSATRLGTQPTVLVAAREFPLPEGPLTLDALSRFPWVLSQDGCGMRSALSRALGAAGLPFDVAVEAFGSELQLSLVARGAGIGIAPPNALARSAHRDALKIVPTDGLDTRIGVWMVHGALPGRLMRPAALLREALGAVLAREIETGSAVSAAA; encoded by the coding sequence TTGAATACACGCGATCTCCAGGCGTTCGTCGCGGTGGTGGACAGCGGCTCGATGGTGGCCGCGGCGACGCGGCTTCATCTGACGCAGCCGGGGCTGACGCGGCGCGTGCAGAACCTCGAAACATTGCTCGGCGTGCCGCTGCTCGACCGGCAGAGCAAGCCGCTGAAGCCGACCGCGGCCGGGCGCGACGTATACGTGCTCGCGCGCAACGTGCTGAGTGCGGTCGATGCGCTGTTGGCGGCCGGCACGCCGGATAGCGAGCCGACCGGCGAACTGCGGATCGGCGTGCCGCCGTTCCTGTCCGAACTGGCGCTCGAGCAGCCGATCGACCGGCTGCGCGAAGCGTTCCCGCGCCTCACGCTGCGCGTGACGGCCGGCTGGTCGCCGGCGCTGCTGCAGGGCGTCGAGCGCGGCACGCTCGACATGGCGACCGTGATGGTGCCGGTCGGCACGGCGCTGCCCGACACGCTGAGCGCAACGCGGCTCGGCACGCAGCCGACCGTGCTCGTCGCCGCACGCGAGTTTCCGCTGCCGGAGGGGCCGCTGACGCTCGACGCGCTGTCGCGTTTTCCGTGGGTGCTGAGCCAGGACGGCTGCGGGATGCGTTCGGCGCTGAGCCGAGCGCTCGGTGCGGCCGGGCTGCCGTTCGACGTCGCGGTCGAGGCGTTCGGCTCGGAGCTGCAGTTGTCGCTGGTGGCGCGCGGCGCGGGGATCGGCATCGCGCCGCCGAACGCGCTCGCGCGCAGCGCGCATCGCGACGCGCTGAAGATCGTGCCGACCGACGGGCTCGATACGCGGATCGGCGTCTGGATGGTGCACGGCGCGTTGCCGGGCCGGCTGATGCGGCCCGCCGCGCTGCTGCGGGAAGCGC